Proteins encoded within one genomic window of Triticum aestivum cultivar Chinese Spring chromosome 2D, IWGSC CS RefSeq v2.1, whole genome shotgun sequence:
- the LOC123052793 gene encoding uncharacterized protein DKFZp434B061 isoform X1, which produces MARLPQPGEPHFPPSIPTPTSHGRHGPRRRRVSHHHHLPRAPSSLLQARAPPPPPPTGAMVPAAGARATATATTSRRRHGPCRRRGATVTTSHSRRGPRRRCAPRHLHLPQPPWPRRRGAPRHNHRRWTPSPCPSASETSSDMTVASLNCQAPPTARLLPLTIAGLLPRANPFSSFRAQPRSPSQFKTSSSRCPSRFPFVGQVRLPVVHDLEIDRSEQFLKSGQWLQLTINSAGHSL; this is translated from the exons ATGGCCCGACTACCCCAGCCCGGTGAACCCCACTTCCCACCCTCGATCCCCACTCCCACATCCCACGGCCGCCACGGCCCTCGCCGCCGGCGCGTGTCCCACCACCACCATCTCCCACGGGCGCCAAGTTCCCTGCTGCAGGCGCGcgcgccaccgccaccccctcccaCAGGAGCAATGGTTCCTGCCGCCGGCGCacgcgccaccgccaccgccaccacctcccgcAGGCGCCATGGTCCCTGCCGCCGGCGCGGCGCCACCGTCACCACCTCCCACAGCCGTCGCGGACCCCGCCGCCGGTGCGCGCCCCGCCATCTCCACCTCCCACAGCCTCCATGGCCCCGTCGTCGGGGCGCGCCCCGCCAcaaccaccgccgttggacgccgTCGCCGTGCCCCAGTGCCTCCGAGACCTCGTCCGACATGACCGTTGCATCCCTGAACTGCCAAGCGCCGCCCACCGCCCGGCTTCTTCCCCTGACCATCGCCGGCCTCCTGCCCCGGGCAAACCCCTTCTCTTCCTTCCGGGCGCAACCGCGATCTCCTTCTCAGTTCAAAACGAGCTCTAGCCGATGTCCAAGTCGATTCCCATTCGTGGGACAAGTCCGACTACCTGTGGTACACGACCTAGAGATTGAC CGGAGCGAGCAATTCCTCAAGTCCGGCCAGTGGCTGCAGCTCACCATCAACTCCGCCGGCCACTCGCTGTAG
- the LOC123052793 gene encoding uncharacterized protein DKFZp434B061 isoform X2 yields the protein MARLPQPGEPHFPPSIPTPTSHGRHGPRRRRVSHHHHLPRAPSSLLQARAPPPPPPTGAMVPAAGARATATATTSRRRHGPCRRRGATVTTSHSRRGPRRRCAPRHLHLPQPPWPRRRGAPRHNHRRWTPSPCPSASETSSDMTVASLNCQAPPTARLLPLTIAGLLPRANPFSSFRAQPRSPSQFKTSSSRCPSRFPFVGQVRLPVRSEQFLKSGQWLQLTINSAGHSL from the exons ATGGCCCGACTACCCCAGCCCGGTGAACCCCACTTCCCACCCTCGATCCCCACTCCCACATCCCACGGCCGCCACGGCCCTCGCCGCCGGCGCGTGTCCCACCACCACCATCTCCCACGGGCGCCAAGTTCCCTGCTGCAGGCGCGcgcgccaccgccaccccctcccaCAGGAGCAATGGTTCCTGCCGCCGGCGCacgcgccaccgccaccgccaccacctcccgcAGGCGCCATGGTCCCTGCCGCCGGCGCGGCGCCACCGTCACCACCTCCCACAGCCGTCGCGGACCCCGCCGCCGGTGCGCGCCCCGCCATCTCCACCTCCCACAGCCTCCATGGCCCCGTCGTCGGGGCGCGCCCCGCCAcaaccaccgccgttggacgccgTCGCCGTGCCCCAGTGCCTCCGAGACCTCGTCCGACATGACCGTTGCATCCCTGAACTGCCAAGCGCCGCCCACCGCCCGGCTTCTTCCCCTGACCATCGCCGGCCTCCTGCCCCGGGCAAACCCCTTCTCTTCCTTCCGGGCGCAACCGCGATCTCCTTCTCAGTTCAAAACGAGCTCTAGCCGATGTCCAAGTCGATTCCCATTCGTGGGACAAGTCCGACTACCTGTG CGGAGCGAGCAATTCCTCAAGTCCGGCCAGTGGCTGCAGCTCACCATCAACTCCGCCGGCCACTCGCTGTAG